The nucleotide window CGTCCGACAACCGCACGCCGGTGCCCGCCGCCGCGAGTTGCATCACGGCCTTCGCGTGGTCGGCGGCCGGATGTTCCATCGACTGATAGGCCGCGGCGATACCCAGGGACGCCGAGTAGTCGTAGGTCCCGTAGTGCAGAGCGGTCACCCGACCCTCGCCGGCGTGGATCATCGGCGCGACGGCCGCCGTGCCGTCGACGCCCATGACCGCCTGGGGGGTCTCCACCTGGATCTCGAAACCGATGCGGCCGTCGGGCAGTCCGTGAACTCGCTCGAGTTCGCGGGCGACGCCGACCATCGCGACGACCTGATCGGTCGAGGTGACCTTGGGCAGCGTCAGCGTCAACCCCGCCGGGAGGTCGCCGGTCTCCGCCAGACCGGCGACGAACAGGTCGAGGGTGCGCAGGCCGCGGGCTCGGACGTCGGCCTCGAAGCACTTGAAACGGATGCCGAGGAACGGCGGCGAGGCGTCGCCGGCCGCCCGGATCGCGGCGACGGCGGCGTCGACCGCCGCGTCCTCCTCGTCGTCGGAGCGGACGCCGTAGCCGTCTTCGAAGTCGATACGGAGGTCCTCGACGGGCTCGGTGCGCAGCTTGCCCTCCACCAGATCCGCGAGCGCGGATGCGGTCGAGTCGGTGTGGGCGACGGTCGAGCGGGCGATGGCGGCGAGGCCGCCGTGATCGGCAGCCGTGTCCAGCGCCGCCCGTCCCCAGTCCCGGGCCAGATCCGCTGAGTACCGGTCGGCGGGGACGTAGACCGTGTGGACCGGCTGCCGGCTCCCGTCGTCGCCAGGATACCGATCGGACAGGACGGCGTCTGCCGGTGCGAGGGTGGCCTCGACCTCGGCGAGGAAGGCCGCACCGAGGCGGCCGGGTTGCACACTCACGAGGCGCCCCCTAATGACGATTGGTGGAAAAAGAATTCCGCAGGGCGGAGTTTACTGCAGATCAGGTGCCAGCCACCACTCCTGGAGCGGAATGCCCGCCGATTGTGGTTTCACATGATGGAACGTAGCGTGATGTCGGACTGTGGAGGTGGCGATGGCGGGGAACTCGGGCGGTGTGCAGTCCGTCGAGCGGGCATTCGAGCTGCTCGAACTCATCGGGCGCGCCGGCGGCGAGTGTTCCCTGAGTCATCTGTCGGCGGAATCGCCGCTGCCGCCCCCCACCATTCACCGGCTGCTGCGGACGCTCGTGGGGATCGGCTACGTCCGGCAACTCCCGAATCGGTCATACGCCCTGGGCCCCCGGCTCATCCGGCTCGGTGAGGTGGCCAATCGGCAGCTCGGCGCAGTCGCCGCGCCCGTCCTCGCCTCGCTGGTCGGCGAGCTCAGCGAGACCGCGAGTCTCGCGGTGCTCGACGGGGACATGGTCATCTACGTGGCTCAGGTCCCGTCGCCGCACAGCATGCGGACCAACAACGAGGTCGGCCGTCGGGTGACGATGCACAACACCGCGGTGGGCAAGGCCGTCCTCGCTGAACTCGACGACGCGCGCATCCTCAAACACGTCACCCAGGCAGGGCTCACCGCGGCCACCGAGTGGAGCGTGACGTCGCTGTCCGGCGTGTTCGCCGCCGTCGAGCAGGTGCGCGCGGACGGCGTCGCCACGGACGAACAAGAACACGAGGTCGGGGTCTGCGGCATGGCGGTCGCGGTCCCCGGCGCTCCCACGCCGATGGCGGTCGGCATCTCGGGGCCGGTGGCCCGATTCGACGACGACCTGCGTACCCGTGCGGTCGGGGCGCTGCGCGCGGCGGCCGGGACCGTGTCCGAGGCGCTCATCGGGTCCAGGGAGACCTAGATCCGGGAAGTAGGTCAGATGGTGAGCTTCGTCGGTGTCGTGCGGTTCGCGCCGTCGCCGCTGGAGCCGTCGCCGATCTGACCGTCGTTGTTGAATCCCCAGCAGTACACCGACGCCGCCGACATCGCGCACGACGTCCCGTTGCCGGTCGAGATCGACGTGACGTCGGTCAGTGTCGAGACCTCGCGGGGGATCTTCACCGAACCGCCGGAGGAGCCGAGCTGGCTGCGGTCGTCGTCGCCCCAGCAGAAAGCCCGGTCGTCGGAGACCGCGCAGGTGGTGCCCCAGTCGGTGGAGATGGCCGAGACCCCGCTGAGGTTGCTGACCTTGACCGGTGCCTGACGGGTCTCGCTGGTGCCGTCGCCGATCTGACCGTAGGCGTTGGAACCCCAGCACCAGGCGTCGCCGCCGGCGACCGCGCAGGTCGTCTGGAAATAGGTGCTGGTGTTGGTGTTCGGGTCGTCGTCATCGGATGCCTCGTGATAGCCGCCGATGGCGATGTCGGTGACGTCGGTCAGTGTGCCGACCTTGACCGGTGCCGAGCGTGCCGTCGTGCTTCCGTCGCCGATCTGCCCGTTGTCGTTGGCGCCCCAGCAGAACGCCGACCCGTCCGACACGGCGCAGGTGGTGCCGTAGGCGGTCGCGATGTCGGTGACGACGCCGAGCCCGGGAACCTTCGTCGGGGCCGACACCGGGTCGGTGCCGCCGCCGGTGCCGAGCTGGCCGTACTCGTTGTTGCCCCAGCAATAGGCGTCGGTGCCGGCGACCGCGCAGGTGGTGCCCCACCCGGTGGAGATCGCCTTGACGTCGGAGATGGTGCCGACCTTCGTCGCGGTGTCCACCGTCGATCCGCTGGTGCCGTTGCCGACTTCGCCGTAGTGGTTGTTACCCCAGCAGAAGGCATCGCCGGCGGCGATGGCGCAGGCCGTCGCGACGTAGGCGTTCTCGCCGGTGAGGTAGCCGCCGGTGGCGACCGCGGTGGCGTTCGAGACGCCGGTCACCGGGACCGGGCGGGTGTGCGGCGTCGTGGTGCCGTCGCCGAGCTGACCCGTGTCGTTGTCGCCCCAGCAGTGCACGCTGCCGGTGACCACGGCACAGCTGCTGCCGAAGTTGGTGGTCACCACCGGCTGCGCGACGGTGGCCTTCTCCGGGTCGTCGACGGTGCTGCCGATGACGGCCAGCCCGACCACGGCCGCGACCACGAGCAGCAGCACGGCGCCGAGCACGCCGGCGATGATCAGCCCGGTCCGCTTCTTCTTTCCCGGCGGGACCGGCGGCATGCCCGCCGGGTATCCGGGTTGGGGCTGGCCGGGTTGCGCGTGCGGGCCCGAGAGGTGGGGCGCCGAGGAGTACATCGGCTGCGGTCCCGACGGTTTGTTCATCAGTGGCTGCGGCCCCGACGGCCCGGTCATCGTCGCCTGCGGAGGAGGCGTGTACTGGCCGTGGGGTGGGCCGAAGTGCTGCTGGGGTCCCGAGGGGTGCCCGGCGGACGGGCCGCCGGTGCCGCCGCCGACGAGGGTGGGCGGTGGCACCGAGCCGGCGACCATCGTGTTTCCCTGCGCCGCAGGCGAATCGAGAGCGGACTTCAGCGCGGCCGCGAAGCTGCGGCAGTCGGGGTAGCGGGCCGCGGGGTTCTTCGACAACGCGCGCTGGAACACCGGGTCGAGTTGGGCGAGGTCGCCGCGCAGCTGGCCGATGTGAGGGACAGGCCGCTGGATGTGTCCCAGCATCACCGAGGGCTCGGACTGCCCCACGAAGGGAGGCTGTCCGGCGAGCAGGGCGTACGCGGTGCAGGCCAGCGAGTACTGGTCCGACCGCGCCGTGGCGTCGGCACCCTCGAGAGTCTCCGGGGCCGAGAAGGCGACCGTCCCGATGAAGGAATGAGTGCCGGTCAGGTTGGCCGAGCCGGCGAGTTTGGCGATGCCGAAGTCGAGCACCAAGGCGCGTTCGACGACGCTCGTCGCAGGGTCTCGCGTGACGAGGATGTTGGCGGGCTTGATGTCGCGGTGCACCACGTGGTGGCGGTGCGCGTAGTCGAGGGCGTCGGCGACCTCGGTGACGACCGTGGACACCTCGGCCGGCGTCAGGCGCTCCTCGGTGAGGTCCTTGCCGTCGACGTAGCTCATCGAGAACCACGGCGAGCCGTCGGAGATCCCGTACTGATGGATGGTGATGATGCTGCGATGGTCGAGTTTCGCGGTGGTGCGTGCCTCGTTGGTGAAGCGCTGGTTGAAGCCGGGCTGCGCACTGACCGCCGTGGAGATGACCTTCAGGGCTTCGCGTCGTTCCAGCTGCAGGTTCTCGACGAGGTACACCTCGCCCATACCGCCCGCGCCGAGCTGAGAGACCACGCGATAACCGGCGATGTGGGTGCCGGGACTCAACGGCACGGCGTCACCTCTTCCTGGACTTGGCCCGACGGGTTCCAAATGACTGCTCTCGCAGACGTATGCAGGGACGATACCGAAACCGGAGGGGCCCGGGGCACCCTTCAACCGGATGACGGCGCCGTCGTCAGAACGTGACCTGCGTGGGGGTCGGACGGTCGTCGGTGCCGCCGACGCCGAGCTGCCCGGTGGCGTTGAAACCCCAGCACCAGAGGTACTCCGACGCGAGCGCGCACGAGGTCCGCTCGCCGGCGGATACCGCACTCACATCCGACAATTCGCGCACACGGGTGGGCGCCGGACGGTCGGTCAGCGTGCCGTCGCCGACCGATCCCCAGGCGTTGGCGCCCCAGCAGTACGCGACGCCCCCGGCGAGTGCACAGGTGGTGTTCGACGTGCCCGTGCTGATGGACTCGACCTCGCCGAGGCCGGTCACCGGCGTCGCCGTGCGGCGACCGTAGGTGCTGCCGTCGCCGAGCTGCCCGAAGTCGTTGTTGCCCCAGCAATACGCGCTCGCCCCGGCGACCGCGCAGGCGGTGGCGGCGCCGGCGGAGACCGTGGTCGCGCCGTCCAGGTCGGCGACCCGTGTCGGGCTGACCCGATTGGTGGTCGTGCCGTCGCCGACCTGCCCGTTGTCGTTGAGTCCCCAGCAGTAGGCGTCGCCCGCGGCGACGGCGCAGGCGAAGTTCACGCCGACGCTGATCGCGGTCACGTCGTCGAGGCCGGCGACGCGGACCGGTCGGTACTGGTTGGCGGTGGAGCCGTCGCCGAGCTGGTCGAAGTCGTTGGTGCCCCAGCAGTACGCCGCGCCCGCCGAGATCGCGCAGGTGGCCCAGTTGGCGGTCGAGATGGCGGTGACGTCGGCGAGGTCGGCGACCCGGGTCGGCGTCAGGCGCGCGTCGGTCGTGCCGTCACCGACCTGCCCGTAGTCGTTGTTGCCCCAGCAGTAGGCGACGCCCTCGGCGATCGCGCAGCTGTTGGGGCCACCGGTGCTGATCGCGGTGACGCCGCTGAGATCGGCGACCCGCGTGGGTGTCTGGCGTGTCTCGGTCGTGCCGTCGCCGATCTGGCCGGCGGCGTTGTCGCCCCAGCAGTACGCGGTCCCGTCGCGAATCGAACACGTGGTACCGAGACCGGCGCTGAGCTGCGCCTGGGCGTCCGTGGCAGCCAGGGGCGACGACGCGGCATCAGTGGTGGCCCCGTCGTCAGAGCCGCCGAGGGTGACGACGCCGATGGCGACCACGGCCGCGAGCACGGCGACCGCGACGACCGCGGCCAGGGCGAGCGGCCACCGGCGCCGGCGCGCCGTTGTCCGCGCCGGAGGTGTCGGGGGCGGGGGAGTGGGAGGTGCCAGGGCGGGCGTGGGGGTGGAGCCCCAGGCCAGGGTCGGGTCCGCCGGCGATCGCGGCGGGATGACCTGCGTCGCCGGGAGGGGAGCGCGTGGTCGGTCGTCGGCGCCGGCCCGGTCGAGCGCGGCGTGCAGATCCGCGGCGAACGCGCGGCAGGTGGGATACCGGTCGAGCGGGCCGCGCGCGAGCGCACGGTCGAAGACGGGGTCGAGCGCGGCGAGCCCGGGTCGATGGGTGCTGATCGGCGCCGGCCGCGTCGTGAGCTTCGCGACGATGTGGCGCGTCTGCGTGTCGGCGTCGAACGGGGTTGTGCCGGAGAGCAATTCGTAGGCCGTGCAGGCCAGGGCGTACTGATCCGACGCGGGGCCCGCCGGTTTGCCGTCGAGGATCTCCGGCGCCGCGTAGACGAGGGTCCCCACGAACGACGACGGCGCGGTCAACGTGGTGGCGGTGGTGAGTTTCGCGATCCCGAAGTCGAGCACGACCACGCGGTCGAGGGCGTCGTCCATCGCACGTCGCGTGACCATGATGTTGCCGGGTTTGATGTCGCGATGGATCACGCCGTGCTCGTGTGCGTAGTCGAGCGCGTCGGCGACCCGGGAGACGACGGTCGCCACCTCGTCCGGGCGGAGCGAGGCGCGGCGGAGGTCGCGCCCGTCGAGGTGGGTCATCGTGAACCAGGGGTCGCCGTCGGTGACGCCGTAGTGATAGATCGTCACGATGGCGGGGTGGTCGAGCGCCGCCGCGGTCTGCGCCTCGCGGCTGAACCTCCGCGCGAACTCCTCGTCGACGGTCTCGGCGATCGAGATCACCTTGAGGGCCTCGCGCCGACGCAGTTGGGGGTTCTCGACCAGATAGACGGTGCCCATTCCACCGCTGCCCAACCGCGTGATCACCGGGTAGCCGGCGACCTGGACTGGCTGGGCGGCCATGGGCGTCTCCTGGTGGCGTGACCTGTGTTGCGACGACGATAGCCCCTCCCACGGCCGTCCTGCCCTGACACGGCTCTTGTTCATCCGAACGACATGGCACAATGCTCGACGTGGCAAACAAATCTGGCGCTGAATCATCCACCCCCGGCGAAGCGGGTGCCGGCACCGGCCGAGTCGTGAAGTCCGGTGGCCGCAAGAAGCACTACGTCGACAACGGCTGGCCGCAGGACGACAACGGTGACGCCGCCGAGCACGCCGTCTCCGAACTCGCGACCCACATCTCCGGTGCGCTGTCGCCGTTCGGCGACACCGAGTTCCCGCTTCCGGTCGACGAGCTGCCGTTCGTGCAGTCGAAGACCGTCGTCAACCGCTGACGTCGATGCCCACCGGAGGCGACGGCGGCTCCCGGCTGAGCCACCTCGACGCCTCCGGATCGGCCCGCATGGTCGACGTCGGGGCCAAGCCGTCGACGAAGCGTCGCGCTGTCGCCGCCGGCACGTTCCACACCACCGCCGAGGTGATCGGCCTCCTCAGTGAGTCGAGGCTGCCCAAGGGGGATGTGCTCGCCACGGCGCGCATCGCCGGGATCATGGCGGCCAAGCGGACCGACGAGCTGATTCCGCTGTGCCACCAGTTGGCGTTGTCGTCGGTGGAGGTCGACTTCGCGATCGGTGCCGAGACGATCGAGGTGACCGCGACCGTGGCCACCTCCGGTCAGACGGGCGTCGAGATGGAAGCGCTGACCGCGGTCGCCGTCGCCGGCCTGACACTGCACGACATGGTCAAGGCCGTGGACCGACGCGCGCAGATGGACGGTATCCGCCTCCTCGCCAAGACCGGAGGCAAGTCGGGCGACTGGTACCGCGACCCGGCTGACCCGGCCGATGACTGATCCGGGAACACCACGCGTCGCGCGTGTCGTCGTCGCGTCGAACCGCGCCAGCAGCGGTGTCTACGCCGACCGGTCCGGCCCGATCATCGAGGCATGGCTCGCAGAGCAGGGCTTCCGGGTCGACGAATGCGACGTCGTGGCCGACGGCCCACCGGTCGGCGATGCCGTCCGCGCCGCGATCTACGCCGAGGTCGACCTCGTGATCACCACGGGCGGAACAGGTCTGACGCCCACCGACCGGACTCCGGAACAGACCCGGCCGCTCCTCGACGTCGAGATCCCGGGTCTGGCCGACGCGATCCGGTCGGCCGGCCTGCCCAAGGTGCCGACCGCCGTCCTCTCGCGCGGGCTCGCCGGGGTGGCCGGGAGGACGCTCGTCGTCAACCTGCCCGGTTCGACCGGCGGGGTTCGCGACGGGCTGGGCGTGCTCGCCGGCGTCGTCCACCACGCACTCGATCAGATTCGCGGAGGCGACCACCGATGACCGGAGACGCCGGCACCCGCGTGGTGCTCACCGCTGTCGTCGACGAGCCGATCACGCTGGCCGCCCACGAGGCGATGGTCGCCGCTGCCGCCGAGGGAAAGGCCGGGGCGGTGGTCGGCTTCGTGGGCGCCGTCCGTGACCACGACGGCGGGCGAAGGGTGACCGCCCTGCACTACTCCGGGCATCCCACCGCGACGAAGGTGCTGGCCGACGTCGTCGAGGAGGTCTCAGCGGTCGACGGCGTGCGTGCGGTCGCCGTCTCCCACCGGGTCGGCGACCTCGCGATCGGCGACATAGCCTTCGTGGTCGCGGTGGCCGCCGACCATCGTCGGGCGGCGTTCGAGACCTGCTCGCGTCTCGTCGACGAGGTCAAGTCCCGGCTGCCGGTCTGGAAGCACCAGTTCTTCGACGACGGCACCGACGAGTGGGTCAATTCGGCATAGACCCGCTGGTTGAGCCTGACCCCCGCTGGTCGAGCCTGGCCCCCGCTGGTCGAGCTTGACCCCCGCTGGTTGAGCCGACCCCCGCTGGTTGAGCTTGTCGAAACCATTGGAAAAGGGCCCCGCACGGATGATTCATCGTGCGGGGCCCTTCGTCTGTGTCCCGGATCAGGGGTTGGGCAGCAGGTGCTTGTTGTCGTTGAACAACTTGATCTGGTCCTGGTTCAGCGAGACACCGCTGTCCTTGGCCGCCTGCCAGAGGTTCTTGATCTCGGGGCTGACGCCGGCCTCGGTGAGGGCGTCGGTGACCTGCTTGGCGACGTCGTCGGTCGTCTTGGCCAGGTCGACGCTGCCGTTGCCGCCGGGGAGCACCGGGGCGATCTCACGCGGGGTGTCGGTCGGCGCGCTGCGCGGGGTCGAACCCGAGAGACCGGTGCCGCAGGTGGGCCAGGCGCCCTTGCCCTGCGATCCGAGCACGCGCTCGGCGACGACGATCTGCTCCTCGCGGGAGGCCTGGTCTGCGGTCGGGGCGAACTCGCCGCCGCCGTGGCCGGTCCAGGTGCTCGGCGAGAACTGCAGGCCGCCGTGGTAACCGTTGCCGGTCGCGATGGCCCAGTTGCCACCGGATTCGCACTGCGCGACCTGGTTCCACTCGGCGTCGGTGGCCGCATTGGCGGTACCGGTGCCCAGGAGGGCTGCTCCGCCGCCGAGGACTGCGCCGGTGAGGGCGACCTTTGTGATGGTCTTGGCGGCCGTGCTGGTCGTCTGCTTGCGATGACGTCCGGACATGTATGTGTTTCCTCTCTCCACGCGCCTACGAAGTCAGCTGTCGGGTTCGAGCGAGAGGTGCTCGGCCCCGGTCGTCGCGGTGGTCGCCGCGGCTTCCGGGACTTAACCCCGAGGACACCTGGTGTGGTGTCCGGTCTCAGGGGATGAGGTTGGGTCCCCCGTCCTCGTTCCTAGATTGCTTGTCGTTCCCACCGGCGGAACGAGGCTCGGCGCGGCCGGTGGGACGTTATGTCTTGGTTGCTGTGTCGTGACCTCCGAGGAGGACGCTTCGTACAGTACGTCGTTCGTTGGACTGAATCACCTGGCTGAACGCAAGCGATTTTCGGCCCGGATCCGGGTCTTCCGACCCACTTTGGGCGTCATCCCAGTTCAACGGGTTAGTGGCCGTCCCGTGCCCATCCTGTTACTCCACCGTTATGTGACAAAGGTCACAAGCCCGGTGTGGCGTCAGCCACCGGCAAACGGCGGGAGAACGTCGAGTGTCGTGCACGTGCCGAGTGCGCGCGTTCGATCGGAGAACGCGATCTCGTCGCGCAGATACGAGCAGCGTTCGAGAACTGTGGCGAGGGAGGGGTTTCCGGCGGCGAGGGTCTCTTCCAGGACGCGGAGGGTGGTCGTCGGGTCGATCTCGACGACTCTCTCCTCGGCGCCGGCCGCGGCGCGCGCGGCGGCGAAGAATCGGACTGTGAGCTGCATCGGACGCGAGCCTAGCCGCCGATCGCCGACATCGGTCGGTCCGGTTGCCGGAAGCCCGCGGCGTTCACCTCGTGACCGGCCGCCTTGGCCCACATGTTGCCGCGCCACAGGTGTGCGAGCGCGGCGTCGATCTCGTCGTCGGGGAGTGTGCGCAGAGCGGTGCGGACATCGGTTTCCGACGTCGCGAACAGACAGTTGCGCAGCGTCCCGTCCGCGGTGAGCCGGGTGCGGTCGCAGTCCCCGCAGAAGGGCTCGGTGACCGACGCGATGACCCCCACGCGTGCGGGCCCGTGAGATCCCTGGTGACCGTCGACGAGCCACGTGGCGGCCGGAGCACTCCCGCGCGGCGCGGGATCGGGCAGGAGGGTGAAGCGCTCACGCAGCGTTGCGAGGATCTCACGGGCGGTCACCATCTGCGCTCGCTGCCATGCGTGGTCGGCGTCGAGGGGCATCTGCTCGATGATCCGCAACTCGTAGCCGTGCTCGAGGCAGTACGCGAGCAGGTCCGGAACGCCCGCCAGATCCGCGCGGGCGGGCACGACGGCGTTGACCTTGACCGGGTCGAGTCCGGCGCGGCGCGCCGCCGCCAGGCCGTCGAGCACGTCCGTCAGCCGGTCTCGCCGGGTGATCTCGGCGAATCGGGCGGGGTCGATGGTGTCGAGCGAGATGTTGATGCGGTCGAGGCCGGCGTCGACCAGGCTCGCCACCCGTCGTGGCAGTCCGAGTCCGTTCGTGGTCATCGCGATCTCGGGGGCCTGGGGGAGGCCGGCGACGGCCGCGATGATGTCCTCCAGATCGCGCCGCAGCAAGGGTTCACCGCCGGTGAACCGGATGCGGTCGATACCCAGGTCGCGAACCGCGACCGTCAGCACCCGGATCAGTTCGTCCGTGGACAGCACCTGGTCGGTGGGCATCCAGTCCAGGCCCTCGGCGGGCATGCAGTACGAGCAACGCAGATTGCAGCGGTCGGTGACCGAGACCCGGAGATCCTTCGCCACCCGGCCGAACGTGTCGCGCAGCGGACCCTCGGCCGGCGCGTCGGAAGCCGCTGCGTCCCGCGGGGACACAGGCGATGGGATTCCGAGGCCGACGGTGTTCATGCTGCGCAGAGACTCATTTCCGGGTGGGATCCTTCCGTGCCTCGAGCGCACGGAACGTGCTGGCGTGGAAGACCAGGGGTTCGACGCCGGGATCGGCGCGCAGCGACTCGATCTCCAGGAGCACGACGGTGTGGTCGCCGGCCTGGATCTCGTTGTGGATCGTGCACGACAGGTGCGCGGCGGCGTCGGGCACGAAGACCGCGCCCCGATCGGTGCTCAACGGGGTGATGCCGTCGAAGCGGTGCTCCGACGATCCCGCGAGCTGCTTGCAGAGCTCGATCTGGTCGCCGGCGAACACGCTGACCCCGATCGCCGGTGCGGTGCGGATCCGCGGCCAGGTCGTCGAGGTGTTCTGGACGCAGACCGAGACGAGCGGCGGATCGAGCGAGACGGTGGTGAACGAACTGGCCGCCATTCCGATGAGGGTGGTCGAATCCCCGTCGGGTCGTTCGCAACACACCGCGACGACGCCGGACGGGAAGCAACTGTAGGCATCGCGCAGCGCCCGCCCATCGGAGACCGGCGAGAGGTCGGGGGTGGTGTCGATGGTTGTGGTCACGGTCCTCACCTGGCTCGGCGTCCGGCACGGAGTGCGTACACCAGGCCCAGGATGAATCCCAGCGGTGCGCACATGGTCAGCAGGTAGACGGCGGTCGGCGCGGTGTCGCCGTCGGTCACCAATGGTGTGAGGAACAACGCCACGACCGCCAGAATTCCGATTCCGAACACAACCCCGGCCGCCTGCAGCAATCGCGGGGACGACGTCTTCTGCATACCTGCCACGGTAGTGCAACGGCGATCGGTCCGACGCCGCGCGATGCGCGTCCGCCGGGTAATGGTGTGACCTCGGGGTGGGGCGTTGGCTAGGATGGTCGCAGCAGGCGCCTTGCATCCGTCTGGGCTCGCGCGGCATTCGCCGTCGGACCGCCGAGATGGGTGACGGCGTCTTTTGTCGTGACGGGTCGTTTTTCGACAGTTCTAGTACAGATGAGGGTGAGCACAGTGCCGACCGGCAAGGTGAAGTGGTACGACGCGGACAAGGGCTTCGGCTTTCTCTCCCAGGAGAGCGGTGAGGACGTCTACGTCCGTTCGGCAGCGTTGCCCGACGGCGTCGAGGCGCTCAAGCCGGGACAGCGCGTCGAGTTCGGCATGGCCGCCGGTCGTCGCGGACCGCAGGCGTTGAGCGTGAAGGTGCTCGAGCCCGCTCCCAGTGTCTCCAAGAACGTGCGCGAGGCCGCCCGCAAGGACGTCAAGCGGCACACGCCCGACGAGCTGCACGGCATGGTCGCCGACCTCATCACCCTCTTGGAGGGCAAGGTCCAGCCGGACCTGCGCAAGGGCCGTTACCCGGACCGCAAGACCGCGCAGCGGATCTCCGAAGTCGTGCGTGCGGTCGCGCGGGAGCTCGATTCCTGAGGACCGATTCCTGAGGACCTAGGCGTCCGGTGCGGTCTGGACCGCGAGTTCACCGCGGGGCAGGACCTCGTCGGCGGGGGAGAGCCGCGCCGAGGCGGAGATGACGGTGAATCCGATCAGGACCCGGTCCGGTACCGATCGCAGCGTCAGCGTGTAGGTGCTGTCCGATCCCTGCGGTTGCTCGTCTTCGACGAGCCCGCGGGGCGTCTGGTAGACGGCCGCCAGGTTCCACGGGCCCTGCGCGATCTCACTCGAGACGGTCAGCATGACCGTCGAATTCACCGGCACCGGTACCGCCGCGGTCTCGCGCGGCGCGGTGATCTCGGGATCGCATTCGGTCAGCATCAGATCGCACCACCAGCGCGGATCGACCGTGTGCAACTCGTCGCCGACCGCGACGTGCAGGTAGGGCTGGTCGTCGGAGCTTGCGTTGCGGGTCAGCAGGAACACCGATGTCCCCACCACCGCCACGAACAGCACGACGACGATCGCGATGATCGACAG belongs to Gordonia sp. KTR9 and includes:
- a CDS encoding flavin reductase family protein, with protein sequence MTTTIDTTPDLSPVSDGRALRDAYSCFPSGVVAVCCERPDGDSTTLIGMAASSFTTVSLDPPLVSVCVQNTSTTWPRIRTAPAIGVSVFAGDQIELCKQLAGSSEHRFDGITPLSTDRGAVFVPDAAAHLSCTIHNEIQAGDHTVVLLEIESLRADPGVEPLVFHASTFRALEARKDPTRK
- the moaA gene encoding GTP 3',8-cyclase MoaA yields the protein MNTVGLGIPSPVSPRDAAASDAPAEGPLRDTFGRVAKDLRVSVTDRCNLRCSYCMPAEGLDWMPTDQVLSTDELIRVLTVAVRDLGIDRIRFTGGEPLLRRDLEDIIAAVAGLPQAPEIAMTTNGLGLPRRVASLVDAGLDRINISLDTIDPARFAEITRRDRLTDVLDGLAAARRAGLDPVKVNAVVPARADLAGVPDLLAYCLEHGYELRIIEQMPLDADHAWQRAQMVTAREILATLRERFTLLPDPAPRGSAPAATWLVDGHQGSHGPARVGVIASVTEPFCGDCDRTRLTADGTLRNCLFATSETDVRTALRTLPDDEIDAALAHLWRGNMWAKAAGHEVNAAGFRQPDRPMSAIGG
- a CDS encoding cold-shock protein — protein: MPTGKVKWYDADKGFGFLSQESGEDVYVRSAALPDGVEALKPGQRVEFGMAAGRRGPQALSVKVLEPAPSVSKNVREAARKDVKRHTPDELHGMVADLITLLEGKVQPDLRKGRYPDRKTAQRISEVVRAVARELDS
- a CDS encoding MoaD/ThiS family protein, with translation MQLTVRFFAAARAAAGAEERVVEIDPTTTLRVLEETLAAGNPSLATVLERCSYLRDEIAFSDRTRALGTCTTLDVLPPFAGG
- a CDS encoding DUF2771 family protein, whose amino-acid sequence is MISSGEKKALSIIAIVVVLFVAVVGTSVFLLTRNASSDDQPYLHVAVGDELHTVDPRWWCDLMLTECDPEITAPRETAAVPVPVNSTVMLTVSSEIAQGPWNLAAVYQTPRGLVEDEQPQGSDSTYTLTLRSVPDRVLIGFTVISASARLSPADEVLPRGELAVQTAPDA
- a CDS encoding transglycosylase family protein — its product is MSGRHRKQTTSTAAKTITKVALTGAVLGGGAALLGTGTANAATDAEWNQVAQCESGGNWAIATGNGYHGGLQFSPSTWTGHGGGEFAPTADQASREEQIVVAERVLGSQGKGAWPTCGTGLSGSTPRSAPTDTPREIAPVLPGGNGSVDLAKTTDDVAKQVTDALTEAGVSPEIKNLWQAAKDSGVSLNQDQIKLFNDNKHLLPNP